The proteins below are encoded in one region of Bacteroidota bacterium:
- a CDS encoding YHYH protein has translation MKTIRIAFYATAVIALAAFAMACKSNSSSTPTDNGSSNTDPLAIYKKIYGATSITQDGDYVVITSKGLPDHKSPYYKGTQWQDSLYEAYNGTNTSFMLAPGIIAAQTLTFRMPMNPSVATTHSSTPLGPIGVSLNGVPFFNQYAGNGAPLGSNELNTFDQQNGHPTPMNQYHYHAEPWWLTKSKGSSALLGFLLDGFPVYGPIENGKTITNADLDSYHGHTGVTAEYPNGIYHYHVTAEAPYINGSGFYGTPGTVSH, from the coding sequence ATGAAAACGATCCGCATCGCATTCTACGCCACGGCCGTCATTGCCCTCGCCGCATTTGCAATGGCCTGCAAGTCGAACAGTTCATCCACGCCGACCGACAACGGCAGTTCGAACACCGACCCGCTCGCGATCTACAAAAAGATCTACGGCGCAACGAGCATCACGCAAGATGGTGATTACGTCGTTATCACGTCGAAGGGACTGCCTGACCACAAGAGCCCGTACTACAAAGGCACGCAGTGGCAGGATTCACTCTACGAAGCCTACAACGGCACGAACACGAGCTTCATGCTCGCACCGGGTATCATCGCCGCGCAGACGCTGACCTTCCGCATGCCGATGAACCCCTCCGTTGCAACGACGCACAGCTCCACGCCGCTCGGCCCGATCGGTGTGTCGCTCAATGGCGTGCCGTTCTTCAATCAATATGCGGGCAACGGCGCGCCGCTCGGCTCGAACGAACTCAATACGTTCGACCAACAGAACGGACATCCGACGCCGATGAATCAATATCACTATCACGCCGAGCCGTGGTGGTTGACAAAATCAAAAGGGAGCTCGGCGCTGCTCGGCTTCCTGCTGGACGGCTTCCCGGTCTATGGGCCGATCGAGAACGGCAAGACGATCACGAACGCCGATCTCGATTCGTATCACGGACACACCGGCGTGACGGCAGAGTACCCGAACGGGATCTATCATTATCACGTCACTGCGGAAGCGCCGTACATCAACGGCAGCGGATTCTATGGCACGCCGGGCACGGTCAGTCACTAG
- a CDS encoding peptidase M3, protein MSALSQYIDSLNSEFVKLHTAKEDSFWESKMGLTSDPAASQTATAAAENAVNAFAQDASKLVKLRGLMSATTMSDAEQIAAKGWERFFVANVIESDAARALSAEIVELEGKLLVERGAMNLGYTDPKTGEFKRATTNDLSNIKRVEADEATRKAAYDGLKSIGPFVLEHGYLEIVRKRNELGRLCGYEDYYDWKVQRTEGFSKKRLFEILDDLEARTRESARRTVDMLAKEKGEQARRGWNYEFLRSGDILKEFDPYLPFADGLERWVKSFAALGIRYRGATLTLDLVDRIGKYENGFMHGPGPSWFENGAWHSARINFTANAIPNKVGSGNDALNTLFHEGGHAAHFSNVLMNSPCFAQEFAPTSVAYAETQSMFCDSILSDADWLTRYAKNSAGQTIPFELIERHITQMQPHEVIGVRAMLGVCYFEKAIYEMPESELTPENVLKLVADLEKRIYFMEEAPRPILAVPHILAGESSAYYHGYVLAEMAVRQTRAYFIKKYGFICDNPNIGPDLENGYWKYGNSVSFLDLVERMTGKPLTADALVDFCGRSVGDCVTEAKKQAADAKAKPLYEGSLDLDADIRVMHGNELICEFSNGTFVKANDAFKAWIYSRYPMKQAA, encoded by the coding sequence ATGTCTGCACTTTCACAATACATCGACTCCCTTAATAGCGAGTTCGTCAAGCTCCACACTGCAAAAGAAGACTCATTCTGGGAGTCGAAGATGGGTTTGACATCCGACCCTGCGGCGTCGCAGACGGCAACTGCAGCCGCCGAGAACGCGGTGAATGCATTCGCGCAGGATGCCTCGAAGCTCGTGAAGCTTCGCGGGCTGATGAGCGCCACGACGATGTCAGATGCAGAGCAGATCGCCGCCAAAGGTTGGGAGCGATTCTTCGTGGCGAATGTCATCGAGAGCGATGCAGCGCGGGCGTTATCTGCCGAGATCGTCGAACTTGAAGGCAAGCTGCTCGTCGAGCGGGGTGCGATGAACCTCGGCTACACCGATCCGAAGACCGGCGAATTCAAGCGCGCAACCACCAACGACCTCTCGAACATCAAACGCGTCGAAGCGGACGAAGCAACGCGCAAAGCCGCATACGACGGCCTCAAGAGCATCGGACCATTCGTGCTGGAGCACGGTTACCTCGAGATTGTGCGCAAGCGCAACGAGCTCGGACGCCTGTGCGGCTATGAGGATTATTACGATTGGAAGGTGCAGCGCACCGAGGGCTTCTCGAAGAAGCGTCTCTTCGAGATCTTGGACGACCTCGAAGCACGCACGCGCGAAAGTGCCAGACGTACCGTTGATATGCTCGCCAAAGAGAAAGGGGAGCAGGCGCGTCGCGGGTGGAATTACGAGTTCTTGCGCTCGGGCGACATTCTCAAGGAGTTCGATCCGTATCTGCCGTTCGCCGACGGTCTGGAGCGTTGGGTGAAGTCGTTCGCTGCGCTCGGTATCCGCTATCGCGGCGCAACGCTGACACTCGATCTTGTCGATCGTATCGGCAAATACGAGAACGGCTTCATGCACGGCCCCGGGCCGTCGTGGTTCGAGAACGGCGCGTGGCATTCGGCTCGGATCAACTTCACGGCGAACGCGATCCCGAATAAAGTAGGCTCGGGGAATGACGCGCTCAATACGCTTTTCCACGAAGGCGGACACGCTGCACATTTTTCAAATGTGCTGATGAATTCTCCGTGCTTCGCACAGGAGTTCGCACCAACGTCGGTCGCGTATGCCGAGACGCAGTCGATGTTCTGCGATTCGATCCTCTCCGATGCAGATTGGCTTACCCGCTACGCGAAGAACTCGGCCGGGCAGACCATTCCGTTCGAGCTCATCGAGCGACACATCACACAAATGCAACCGCATGAAGTGATCGGTGTGCGTGCGATGCTCGGCGTCTGCTACTTCGAAAAGGCGATCTATGAAATGCCGGAAAGCGAGCTAACACCGGAGAATGTCCTGAAGCTCGTTGCGGATCTCGAGAAACGCATCTATTTTATGGAAGAGGCGCCACGCCCGATCCTCGCTGTGCCGCATATCCTCGCCGGCGAGTCGAGCGCATACTATCATGGGTATGTTCTCGCAGAAATGGCGGTCCGACAGACCCGCGCGTATTTCATCAAGAAGTACGGCTTTATCTGCGACAACCCGAACATTGGACCGGACCTCGAGAATGGTTATTGGAAATATGGTAACTCGGTCAGCTTCCTCGATCTTGTCGAGCGAATGACCGGTAAGCCGCTGACGGCCGATGCGCTCGTGGACTTCTGCGGTCGGAGCGTTGGTGATTGCGTCACCGAGGCGAAGAAGCAAGCCGCGGATGCCAAGGCAAAGCCCTTGTATGAGGGTTCGCTCGATCTCGACGCCGACATCCGTGTCATGCACGGCAACGAGCTGATCTGTGAGTTCTCAAACGGGACGTTCGTCAAAGCGAACGATGCGTTCAAGGCGTGGATATACTCACGCTATCCGATGAAGCAAGCCGCATAG
- a CDS encoding site-specific DNA-methyltransferase: MDIDSVINTIICGDCLEVMRELPSASIDLVVTSPPYNLKNSTGNGMKDGRGGKWRNAALISGYSDHDDCMPHGDYVKWQRDCLAEMLRLIKDTGAIFYNHKWRVQDGLLQDRHDIVEGLPVRQIIIWRRKGGINFNQGYFLPTYEVIYLIAKPEFKLAPKANAYGDVWEFGQEMRNAHPAPFPVALIDRIIGSTTARLVLDPFMGSGTTAISALRNGRNFVGIELSQEYCRMAEERIGIVKAQYDLSASLEMETADGV; the protein is encoded by the coding sequence ATGGATATTGACTCGGTAATCAACACAATCATATGCGGGGACTGCCTTGAGGTCATGCGGGAGTTGCCCTCTGCGAGTATCGACCTGGTAGTAACTTCACCTCCGTATAATCTCAAGAATTCTACCGGCAACGGTATGAAGGATGGACGGGGTGGTAAGTGGCGGAACGCAGCGCTCATTTCCGGATATTCTGATCATGATGACTGCATGCCACATGGTGATTATGTGAAATGGCAGCGCGACTGCCTTGCTGAAATGTTACGCTTAATAAAGGACACGGGAGCAATTTTTTACAACCATAAATGGCGAGTACAGGACGGACTACTCCAAGATAGGCACGATATAGTGGAGGGTCTTCCCGTTAGGCAGATAATTATTTGGCGAAGAAAGGGTGGCATCAACTTTAATCAAGGGTATTTCTTACCAACTTATGAAGTCATCTATCTAATCGCTAAGCCCGAATTCAAGTTGGCGCCAAAAGCGAACGCCTATGGTGACGTCTGGGAGTTCGGCCAAGAGATGAGGAATGCCCACCCTGCGCCTTTTCCGGTCGCTTTAATCGATCGTATTATTGGGTCGACCACCGCGCGGCTTGTGCTCGACCCATTCATGGGATCAGGCACAACTGCAATTTCTGCCCTAAGGAATGGACGGAATTTTGTAGGCATCGAGCTATCACAGGAATATTGCCGGATGGCAGAGGAACGGATAGGTATAGTCAAAGCTCAGTACGATCTCTCAGCATCACTAGAAATGGAAACGGCAGATGGAGTCTAG
- a CDS encoding periplasmic heavy metal sensor: protein MKRDTLLTIAIVVLLVLNIGTISYLFISRPHHMPPPPPPPMGERGPMMRPDELIRSTLGLSEAQDKQYAASIETHHSAMMKLDSEFRSAADRYFQMLRGNASQSDKDAALAAIGKAQSGKAEATYKHFEEIRALCTSEQQPKFDSIVPELTRMLLNQQPRGPQGGPMSQGRMMPPPEAGPHGMTQPPPPPPHEGGEQMPPPERRKP, encoded by the coding sequence ATGAAACGGGATACATTACTGACGATTGCGATCGTCGTGCTGCTGGTGCTGAACATCGGCACGATATCGTACCTCTTCATTTCACGCCCACACCACATGCCGCCTCCACCGCCACCGCCAATGGGTGAGCGCGGCCCGATGATGCGGCCCGACGAACTCATTCGCTCGACGCTCGGGCTGAGCGAAGCGCAAGACAAACAATACGCCGCATCGATCGAAACGCATCATTCGGCGATGATGAAGCTCGACAGCGAATTCCGCAGCGCGGCGGATCGCTACTTCCAGATGCTTCGCGGCAATGCGAGTCAGTCCGACAAAGATGCGGCGCTTGCCGCGATCGGCAAAGCACAATCAGGCAAAGCCGAAGCGACGTACAAACACTTCGAAGAGATCCGTGCACTTTGCACAAGCGAGCAGCAGCCGAAGTTCGATTCGATCGTGCCCGAGTTGACACGGATGCTGCTGAATCAACAGCCGCGTGGCCCGCAAGGTGGACCAATGTCGCAAGGCCGTATGATGCCGCCGCCGGAAGCTGGTCCGCATGGGATGACGCAACCGCCTCCTCCGCCGCCGCACGAAGGCGGTGAACAAATGCCGCCACCAGAGCGTAGGAAGCCGTGA
- the hemN gene encoding oxygen-independent coproporphyrinogen III oxidase, which translates to MSTASTHQSDVFELLPLLEKYNRPGPRYTSYPTAPVFNTSYTAADHEKQLRETSDNISLYVHLPFCDTLCYFCGCTMLVSNNRERVANYLNYLDREIEKTGELVKGKNIIQLHWGGGTPTHLTPTEIRTLGQKLHKHFTFSPDAEISVEIDPREIGEDHIRALADVGFRRASIGVQDIDEKVQEAINRIQPEELTREVIGWCRKNGFESINVDLIYGLPYQSRASFNATVEKVLTFEPDRLALYNFAYVPWLKPHQKLIQIDTLPQTDEKLLLFADATTRFMEAGYDYIGMDHFAKPNDELALARKDGTLQRNFQGYSTRAGRDLVGLGMSAISHIGPSFSQNEKVLDKYYARIDKGELPVIAGLQMTDDDLLREHVIMRLMCDFHLEKAKVEKKYGIEFNTYFADSLERLKELEADGLAINAADAVTITDNGRFFIRNIAMCFDAYLPKMQTAKPMFSKTL; encoded by the coding sequence GAGTGATGTCTTCGAGCTGCTGCCGCTGCTCGAAAAGTACAACCGTCCGGGCCCGCGCTACACCAGCTACCCGACCGCGCCGGTGTTCAACACCTCCTATACTGCGGCTGACCACGAGAAGCAACTTCGTGAGACGAGCGACAACATCTCGCTCTATGTGCACCTGCCGTTCTGCGATACGCTCTGCTACTTCTGCGGCTGCACGATGCTCGTATCGAACAACCGCGAGCGCGTAGCAAACTACCTGAACTACCTCGACCGCGAGATCGAAAAGACGGGGGAGCTTGTCAAAGGTAAGAACATTATCCAACTTCATTGGGGGGGCGGCACGCCGACGCACTTGACGCCGACCGAGATTCGCACGCTCGGGCAGAAGCTGCACAAGCATTTTACGTTCTCGCCGGATGCCGAGATCTCCGTCGAGATCGATCCGCGCGAGATCGGCGAGGACCACATCCGTGCGCTCGCCGACGTCGGTTTCCGCCGCGCAAGCATCGGCGTGCAGGACATCGATGAGAAGGTGCAGGAAGCGATCAACCGCATCCAGCCCGAGGAGCTGACTCGAGAAGTGATCGGGTGGTGCCGCAAGAATGGGTTCGAGAGCATCAACGTCGATCTCATCTACGGACTGCCGTATCAATCTCGTGCGTCGTTCAATGCGACGGTCGAGAAGGTGCTGACGTTCGAGCCCGACCGCCTCGCCCTCTATAATTTTGCATACGTACCGTGGCTGAAGCCGCATCAGAAACTGATCCAGATCGACACGCTGCCGCAGACGGACGAGAAACTCCTTCTCTTCGCGGATGCTACGACGCGCTTCATGGAAGCGGGGTATGATTACATCGGCATGGATCACTTCGCAAAGCCGAACGACGAGCTCGCGCTCGCGCGCAAAGACGGCACACTGCAGCGCAACTTCCAGGGATACTCAACCCGTGCAGGCCGCGACCTCGTCGGCCTCGGCATGAGCGCCATCAGCCACATCGGTCCGTCGTTCTCGCAGAACGAGAAAGTGCTGGATAAATATTATGCCCGCATCGACAAAGGCGAACTGCCCGTCATTGCAGGATTACAGATGACCGACGACGACCTCCTGCGCGAGCACGTCATCATGCGTTTGATGTGCGACTTCCATTTGGAGAAGGCGAAAGTCGAGAAAAAGTACGGAATCGAGTTCAATACCTACTTTGCCGATTCGCTCGAACGATTGAAGGAGTTGGAGGCAGATGGTCTTGCCATCAACGCTGCCGACGCCGTCACGATCACTGACAACGGCCGCTTCTTTATTCGCAACATCGCGATGTGCTTCGATGCGTACCTGCCGAAGATGCAGACGGCGAAGCCGATGTTCTCGAAGACACTCTAA
- a CDS encoding SCO family protein gives MNLRSRTIALIVSSIALFAIASCKQATEELPYYNTPDFTPSWARETHINIDTLHRIAHFAFFDQTGATITDKTYGGKLCVANFFFTTCSGICPKMTNNLSGVAKTFANNNDVMFASFSVTPQIDSVAQLASYAATHKIDYRRWHLLTGDKKAIYDLARLSYFAEAEPGVSKDSSEFLHTEHLILVDREGHIRGVYDGTLSLETERLIADIRTLLKQ, from the coding sequence GTGAATCTCCGTTCAAGAACGATAGCACTGATCGTCAGTAGTATTGCACTCTTCGCGATCGCTTCCTGCAAGCAAGCGACCGAGGAGCTGCCGTACTATAATACACCCGACTTCACTCCGAGTTGGGCACGTGAGACTCACATCAACATCGACACGCTTCACCGCATCGCGCACTTTGCCTTTTTCGACCAAACAGGAGCAACGATCACCGACAAGACGTACGGCGGGAAGCTCTGTGTCGCCAATTTCTTCTTCACTACATGCTCCGGCATTTGTCCGAAGATGACGAACAACCTCTCGGGCGTTGCAAAGACATTCGCAAACAATAATGATGTCATGTTCGCATCATTCTCAGTCACACCACAGATCGACAGCGTTGCCCAACTGGCCTCCTACGCAGCCACACATAAGATCGACTACCGACGATGGCACTTGCTCACAGGTGACAAGAAGGCGATCTACGATCTGGCTCGTCTCTCCTACTTCGCCGAAGCCGAGCCCGGCGTCAGCAAGGATTCATCGGAGTTCTTGCATACGGAGCATCTGATCTTGGTCGATCGCGAGGGACATATCCGTGGCGTGTACGATGGCACACTGTCTCTCGAAACGGAGCGGTTGATCGCCGACATTCGGACACTCTTGAAGCAGTAG
- a CDS encoding DinB family protein, producing the protein MAERAITAKDELLAAFDDALSYQWESVEAALRDVSDFEACYQPPAYLGEPTDDGYPPAGTIMWHVVHLAHCYRYYRDNIIERPNAVGDPPTPRARTLGEAITELKKYRSELRETIVSLRDEEFAERLKNYESISEQMRMMIRHDAWHAGQIAVIKRLHRATQP; encoded by the coding sequence ATGGCGGAACGCGCCATCACTGCGAAGGATGAGTTGTTGGCGGCATTCGACGATGCGCTGAGTTATCAGTGGGAATCGGTCGAAGCCGCCCTTCGCGATGTGTCGGACTTCGAAGCGTGTTACCAGCCTCCTGCCTATCTCGGCGAACCGACGGATGACGGCTATCCACCTGCCGGGACGATCATGTGGCATGTCGTGCACCTCGCGCATTGCTACCGTTACTATCGAGACAATATCATCGAGCGGCCGAACGCAGTCGGGGATCCGCCTACACCTCGTGCGAGGACCTTGGGCGAGGCGATCACGGAGTTGAAGAAATATAGGTCAGAACTTCGCGAGACGATCGTATCGCTGCGCGATGAAGAGTTTGCCGAACGACTGAAGAATTACGAGTCGATCTCCGAACAAATGCGGATGATGATCCGTCACGATGCGTGGCATGCCGGACAGATCGCGGTGATCAAGCGACTGCATCGTGCAACTCAACCCTGA
- a CDS encoding YdeI/OmpD-associated family protein, producing the protein MGKKIKEVDAYITKSQEFAKPILTKIRDVVHKTCPDVEEAIKWGMPFFMYNGQMMCMMSAFKQHAAMGFYKAALMSDKTLIENAKSESAMGHVGRMESINDLPSDKKLAAWIKEAMKLNAERVKLPKAKPSPKEKKELVVPDYVTKALRTNKTAKAAFEAFPYSHKKEYVTWFEEAKTDATREKRLAQAIEWMAEGKSRNWKYERKK; encoded by the coding sequence ATGGGCAAGAAGATCAAAGAGGTCGATGCATACATCACCAAGTCGCAGGAATTCGCCAAGCCGATCTTGACGAAGATCCGTGACGTCGTTCACAAGACATGTCCGGATGTCGAGGAGGCGATCAAGTGGGGCATGCCGTTCTTCATGTATAACGGCCAGATGATGTGCATGATGTCGGCGTTCAAGCAACACGCGGCAATGGGTTTCTACAAAGCAGCACTAATGAGCGACAAGACTCTGATCGAGAATGCGAAGAGTGAGTCGGCGATGGGCCACGTCGGCCGCATGGAGAGCATCAACGACCTCCCTTCCGATAAGAAGCTCGCGGCATGGATCAAAGAGGCGATGAAGCTCAACGCAGAACGCGTAAAGCTGCCGAAAGCAAAACCATCTCCGAAGGAAAAGAAAGAACTCGTTGTCCCGGACTACGTCACAAAAGCTCTCAGGACCAACAAGACCGCAAAGGCTGCATTCGAGGCATTCCCCTACTCACATAAGAAGGAATATGTGACATGGTTCGAAGAGGCGAAGACCGACGCCACACGAGAGAAGCGCCTCGCTCAGGCCATTGAGTGGATGGCCGAGGGGAAGTCGCGCAACTGGAAATACGAACGGAAGAAGTGA
- a CDS encoding membrane-binding protein — protein MARRARSVTSVVWVTAVAAISALLFIDCAEHPRSPDVEPIEQPTISVSASDPRLQLDSGVMKFAGKLYTGYIVASAQNGDTLAVAPFSRGKEHGTERQWYPNRQLREVRHYSLGKKTGRHEGWWPDGTQRFVYDFDNDNFEGVVKEWYPNGALYRSFHYHEGHEQGLQTVYYQDGRIQANYEVRGGRSYGNTGYRNCESPFKNDSTDRQ, from the coding sequence ATGGCACGCCGGGCACGGTCAGTCACTAGCGTTGTATGGGTTACCGCCGTCGCGGCGATCTCGGCCCTGCTCTTTATAGATTGCGCGGAGCATCCGAGATCGCCCGATGTCGAGCCTATCGAACAGCCGACGATCTCGGTGAGCGCAAGCGATCCGCGGCTGCAGCTTGATTCGGGAGTCATGAAGTTTGCCGGGAAATTGTACACGGGATACATCGTTGCCTCCGCGCAGAACGGTGATACGCTTGCCGTGGCGCCGTTCTCGCGGGGCAAGGAACATGGCACCGAACGGCAATGGTATCCGAACCGGCAATTGAGAGAAGTTCGTCACTACTCCCTCGGCAAGAAGACTGGTAGGCACGAGGGTTGGTGGCCGGACGGTACACAGCGCTTCGTCTATGATTTTGACAATGATAACTTCGAAGGCGTCGTCAAAGAGTGGTACCCAAACGGGGCGCTGTACCGTTCGTTTCATTATCACGAAGGTCACGAGCAAGGCCTTCAAACGGTCTATTACCAAGATGGCCGCATTCAAGCGAACTATGAAGTTCGCGGCGGCCGCTCGTACGGCAACACCGGATATCGCAACTGTGAATCTCCGTTCAAGAACGATAGCACTGATCGTCAGTAG
- a CDS encoding YrdB family protein, whose protein sequence is MNEGIPRNSLSLNPINLGVRFLLELCILAALAYWGWNKFSGSLGVLFSVLLPVVGATLWGTFRVPDDPGRATVAIRGWLRLLLELLLFTAANAALFDLQLTTSAWAMLVITVVHYAISYDRIRWLLKR, encoded by the coding sequence ATGAACGAGGGCATACCACGGAATTCGCTCAGCCTGAACCCGATCAATCTCGGCGTGAGGTTTCTGCTCGAGCTGTGCATACTTGCGGCGCTTGCGTATTGGGGCTGGAACAAGTTCTCAGGCTCGCTCGGCGTCTTGTTCTCGGTTCTACTTCCTGTGGTTGGTGCCACGCTGTGGGGCACCTTCCGTGTCCCCGACGATCCCGGAAGGGCGACCGTCGCCATCAGAGGCTGGCTTCGGCTTTTGCTGGAATTGCTTCTCTTCACGGCTGCGAATGCCGCACTGTTCGATCTGCAACTCACGACATCCGCATGGGCAATGCTTGTCATCACGGTTGTGCACTACGCGATCTCATATGATCGCATCCGTTGGTTATTGAAACGATAG
- a CDS encoding TfoX/Sxy family protein, producing the protein MAYSEALAERIRSYLTRRRDVEEKKMFGGICFMVAEKMCVGVIKNDLMVRIDPDDTDAAVKRPGARPMDFTHRPMAGYVYVTEKALDKETDLHRWLDEALEYNKIAKPSKKRSSKKK; encoded by the coding sequence ATGGCATACAGCGAAGCACTTGCAGAACGGATTCGGTCCTACCTGACCCGCCGCCGGGACGTCGAAGAGAAAAAGATGTTCGGCGGCATCTGCTTCATGGTGGCCGAGAAGATGTGCGTCGGCGTCATAAAAAACGACCTGATGGTCCGCATCGATCCGGATGACACCGATGCCGCCGTCAAGCGGCCGGGTGCACGTCCGATGGATTTCACGCACCGACCGATGGCCGGCTACGTCTATGTGACTGAGAAGGCCCTCGATAAAGAAACCGACCTGCACCGCTGGCTCGACGAGGCGCTTGAATACAACAAGATCGCCAAGCCATCGAAGAAGCGAAGCAGCAAGAAGAAATGA
- a CDS encoding RNA polymerase sigma factor yields the protein MSGDEHHKLLHRLATGDKEALRLLYDAFSGKVYNTALSYVQDPSDAEEVTQDVFVDIWRTASGFAGGSTVSTWIYRIAVNRSLDVLRRRKRKKRTATLVRLFNPTSGKLEHDASDFVHPGIELERREDSKVLFAAIDELPDKQKTAFILTYVENLPQQEVASVMGTSVGAVEQLLQRAKVNLRKRIERE from the coding sequence ATGAGCGGCGACGAGCACCACAAACTGCTTCATCGGCTCGCCACCGGCGACAAAGAGGCGTTGCGGCTGCTCTATGACGCGTTCTCGGGCAAGGTTTACAATACGGCCCTCTCCTACGTGCAAGACCCTTCGGACGCCGAGGAGGTGACGCAAGATGTGTTCGTTGACATTTGGCGCACGGCCTCCGGCTTTGCAGGCGGCTCGACGGTTTCGACCTGGATCTACCGCATCGCCGTCAATCGGTCGCTCGACGTGTTGCGTCGGCGCAAGCGCAAGAAACGCACGGCCACGCTCGTGCGACTCTTCAACCCCACGAGCGGCAAGCTCGAACACGACGCGTCGGATTTCGTCCACCCCGGCATCGAGCTCGAGCGGCGAGAGGATTCGAAAGTGCTCTTCGCGGCGATCGACGAGTTGCCCGACAAGCAAAAGACTGCGTTCATCCTCACCTACGTCGAAAACCTGCCGCAGCAAGAAGTTGCAAGCGTCATGGGCACCAGCGTCGGGGCCGTTGAGCAGCTGCTGCAACGGGCGAAAGTGAATTTGAGGAAACGGATAGAACGAGAGTAG